The following is a genomic window from Phaseolus vulgaris cultivar G19833 chromosome 6, P. vulgaris v2.0, whole genome shotgun sequence.
CATGCATTGCTTCAGATATCTCCTCCCATATTGACCCTTTCGATCCCATGAAACGGAACTTGTGCTCCAATGAAGTTCTCACTGTGATAAGTGATTGTACTTCAACATCAGGCCATCTACTCTTACTGGGATCACCATTAAATTCTTTTTGAGCATTCACCTCAACTTCATTCTCTTCTCTTTTGTTGCATGCTTCTACTGGTTGGGGGATTTGAATTTCGTGGCCCAACAGATTCTGAATGAAGGATATGAGGGCCAAATTTCGAGACTTTTCTTGGGCTCTAGCCTCTTCCTCTTTTCTAATTCTCTCCATCTCCTCATTCTTCCAAGCTTCTTCTCTCTTAATCCTTTCCCTTTCCTTGTTTTCTATGATTTCCACCAACTGTTTGTGCATCTGCTCTTGCTTCTCCATCACCTTTGTCACCAAATCCTTCACAAAACCTTCAAGCTTTCTCACCGtctttctccttctctttcTAGGGCCATTTCCTTCAGTACTTGCTGATGAATTGTCATCATCCTCATCTTCCTCCTCCGCATCCAAAGCCGAGCTGAAACGAAAAAGAACAAATCAAAAGAACAGTCCAAACCAATCTTAAAACTGTCAAGAAAGACTGTTTTGATTTCACACATCTATCAGACTGAATCTTGTTCGAAACACTCTCAGGAAACAAATGAAACACAACACAACTATTTTGGTAAAGTTCTGAACCTTGACTTTTCATGTTGAAAGAGATTAACCCTTTCACCACACTCAACTCCCGTTAGTAAATAAAAGGTAACTAATTATCAGTAGTTGGGGATGCTGAATCATTGGGTTAAATGGTTCCATTCCAACAA
Proteins encoded in this region:
- the LOC137832137 gene encoding trihelix transcription factor GTL1 isoform X1, which produces MDLFAADHFPIPDHVAPFPDSGDLLFPPDPLSHRHNPQKLRPIRSLPSALNAHPRPPDPIASGSGHTPSHESDSALDAEEEDEDDDNSSASTEGNGPRKRRRKTVRKLEGFVKDLVTKVMEKQEQMHKQLVEIIENKERERIKREEAWKNEEMERIRKEEEARAQEKSRNLALISFIQNLLGHEIQIPQPVEACNKREENEVEVNAQKEFNGDPSKSRWPDVEVQSLITVRTSLEHKFRFMGSKGSIWEEISEAMHGLGYNRSAKKCKEKWENINKYYKRTIGSGKKRRQNSKSCPYFDELDILYRNGLLSIGNALSNTTDAPQIEEKE
- the LOC137832137 gene encoding trihelix transcription factor GTL1 isoform X2 — its product is MLHCSVVHLMLYALCCVFMREKETEPTTCSALDAEEEDEDDDNSSASTEGNGPRKRRRKTVRKLEGFVKDLVTKVMEKQEQMHKQLVEIIENKERERIKREEAWKNEEMERIRKEEEARAQEKSRNLALISFIQNLLGHEIQIPQPVEACNKREENEVEVNAQKEFNGDPSKSRWPDVEVQSLITVRTSLEHKFRFMGSKGSIWEEISEAMHGLGYNRSAKKCKEKWENINKYYKRTIGSGKKRRQNSKSCPYFDELDILYRNGLLSIGNALSNTTDAPQIEEKE